TATTCAAGAGATCGTAAAAGGTCACCATCTAGAGACTATAAGAGATCCAACTCAAGAGAAAGAAGAAGGTCTCACTCAAGAGAATATAGAAATTCTGCTTCAAGAGACAAACGAAGGTCATCATCTAGAGGAAGAGATAGATACAAAAGATCCAAGTCAAGAGACTCCCATAAATCAAGAAGATCTAGATCCAAATCATTCATTCGTGAATATGTTGGTAAATCAAAAAAAAGATCATCTTCCAGCTCTTCAGACAGTTCACagacattgaaaaaatcagtgaaaGCTAAAGAGCCCATGAAAACTACTTTTAAAGATAAAGATTTTTCACACCTAAAGCAAAAGTGCCTGGAAAAACTGGATATCTCAGTTGATAGTGCTgttatagatgaaataaataatgatGGATTCACTCAAAAACAGTTTCAATCTAGTACGAATAAAAAGATGGATAATATTGTTATAGATCTTCAGAAGCAAACAATTAAAGTTCCAGAAGTAGAACCAGTTGAACCTGATAGCATATTTCATAGCAATGTAGGGTTGATTTCCATTTTAAGTATTTTGGCTTCTGAGCTTAAGGAAGATTTTAAAATATCCTTAAGGCATTTTTGATTGTTTTCACAAACTTTTTTGTGCttatgtatatttattttttacagTTATTTATGAATGAAGAAACAAGAATGGAAAAATGGGTGAAAGAACTCTATTCATTCAGGCAGAAGGCTCTACAGAAAGGAATTAAGAATTGAATGTATCCAGTGATGGCATTCAAACTTTACCCAGCACTTGGCTGCTTCCTAGCCATCATTTTATATATTGTGTCCATGTTTAAACATCCTCTGATAGAAAAGTGTGAAGTAGATAAATGTCCACTCTGTTATGGAACCAATATGTGTGATAGTATGAACAATTCTGAAATAGAGTTGGATTTCTCTTCGTTTGACAGGGTATTCAATAACCTTTTCAGtgtaaaaaatgtattttatgGTAAATTCAAAGACTCAGAAGTGGTTTTGAAAAAGTTGGGACAAGATGAGGAGCTAGTGAAAGTGTTGACTATGGTTAAAACCTTAAGTACAAGTAAATATAGAGACTTTTTAGTGAATAGTGTTTTAGATACATTTTATAAAAAAGACAATGTGAATGTTAAAGACTTTCATGTGTGTAATTTAGAAACAGCAGAGTACTTACTAGAATATCTTTACCAAAAAGGTCTAACTTTAGAACAAATTTGGACGATTAAACAAGTGAATGTTGAACCACTATTACTGAAAGTGTTCAAACATGAAAAAGGCTGGCCTGTTCCAAAGTATTTTGGGGCCTGTGGACGAATGATTGTACAGAGTTATTGTGGTGTTAATTTGAATTATGTTGAGAAATATTCTTGGATTGAAAGAGCTACCATAGCTGTTGGTATTATAAATGCTGCAGAAGATTTCACAACAGCACATCAAACTTTTAGTCTTTACTTGACAGATATCTCGCCGGATAACATAGTTGTTGATCATAATTTGAATGTTTATTTCATTGATTTGGAGAATGGCATTTTACAAATGAGGAATGATAGTgagttgatattttttttagttGCAGGAATGCCCATTAAGATTTAATAATCcatgaaaattgaaaactgtcattTTCAAAGGGAATAATTGAGGGTTAACATTTTaatggagcattaaattttaacagataactgaaaataaaagaTTGCTCTATGgttctttgatttatataaaatttttcatttatgagaGCTATTTTGGATATATCATGCTCATTAGAATTATGTTAAATCATCATAGCTTTTACCTTTTTCTTTGCCATATCTTCGTTATGTTTTAGGTatggaaaaattcaatataaaaaaccatCACCGAAGTAGGAATTTTGAAGATGAACCATACGCATTTTCTACTGATGACATCTGTTCGTATCAGCTTAGTGATCACAATATATACAGTGTTTGTAAAGTGTGTAGTTTGATTCTGATTGTGGTAGGGAGAATTAAGCAATTATTTTTTCAGCTACTACTTTCATCTAAAACACCGTGGCCAATGATGAAAGGAGGATTATTGCATTCTCCTCCCAATTCGATAAGAGGTCACGATTTGTTCAAATATATCGAGTTGTGTGTTGAGGCTGATGACAAAATTAATAGATTTGCTGTTATGAAAGTCATTGTAAATATTTTGAGGGACATATTAAATATGAGTCATAAGTAAATTAAGGTTTTTTTCTCTTAACCATAATTTGGAATTAATGTGTGTTCAAAAAATATCTTTGTCAAATATACTGTGGAACATGTTTTATATTCTGCAAATATCTGAATTATCATCGATGTGGCAACGTAACTGCGAATTACGGAAAATTACGTGCCTTTGAGGCGCAGCCTactagacaacgaatttttttgaacatgTTATTTTAGAGGCTGTGTATGTTATGTTACAGTGTAGTGACGAATTGATTTCACTTCAATTCATTCTCAACTTTTCTTCATTATTTAGGGTATTTCCTTAGGTGTGATGTCTTTTCAGGAAGAAATGAAAGATACCTTATACTGCTTTTAACtttaataaataatatatattattcaatttcatgATATTGCACCATCAATATAAATTTTGGAATGTAAAATTGAAGTACCTTTTTCATCCGACTCACAACAAgtatgttttttcaataattaatcttatattttttcatttctatcaTAATATTGTGTATATTCACTAACTGGGACCTAGCACTTTGGGGTAATAACTTATGAAATCTGTGATAATACTGAACTAACTGAGTTAAGGCCAACTGAAGCAGGCTAGATCCTGTGACAAGGTTGGGAAATGAAATCAGCACTTCTCTGTTTAGTTCTTCTAGTGATTTTTTCCAGCTTTGGGAGAAATGTTGAACTATTCCACCAACTCTTGATTCCAGAGCCTTGTACTGATCTACTTTTCCTTTATGTAGAAAACCTTCCGCTTCTCTAACATGTTCTATCATGCTTCCAAAGTAGGGACTCAGAATTTCTTCGACATACTCACCACTTTTAGCAGATAATCTTTGTTTGAAAGTTTCAACTTCCTTAGAATTATCTCTGGTATGTTCCAAAATTATATTTAAAATCATATCATAATTATTGATGAGGAAAATTAGCTGTTCTTTTCTTTGGGGGAATATCCCTGCCATTCGCAAAATAAATAGCTCGACTTCTTCTTGCAGCTCTGCTAAAAGTCTATTTATCAGTTCATTTGGAAAGTTTTCGCTAATTCCCACCAAAGCGGCGCTAAATTCTGCATAGCGTCTTGTGATCTAGTAAAAAAATAGCATTCAGTAAAGTGTTAAAGCAGGATAGGTTATAAGGTGAAGAGTTAAAGTTTAGTTTTGAGGTTCTTAACATTAAATGGTATGATGTCAAACATATAAATCATTGATTGAATAATAGTTTTTGAATCTTTGACGACACAACATATTAAATTTAATTCTTAACCAATGAATCAAGAGCTACAAATAATACTCACGTAGTGAGGTCCCATTTCTGGCTGGAATTTGGAAGGATCGCAATCTCTAATACTTTGAATATTAAGATGGCAAACATATTCAAATCTCGCCAACAAACATTTTTCTAAATTTTCCCAGTAGTAATCCAAAGCAGGGACACACCTTTTATGACACATTATTTTGTAACGTAAAATAAGATGATAACATAAGAACAATGCTATGGAGTCATAGCAAGTATCCACATAAGATTCAACATTTTTCTGCAAGAAAATGATGTAGATTAGTAAGTCTACTAAAAGTAGACCATTCCGTGATATCATCTTATAGGCCTTATAGCTATTagctacaatttttctcccTATTTAATAATAGGTTCAACTTATTGAAGCTTCAACTTTGTATAGGAGTATTAAACAAAGGAGAATATAATAACCACTAAATGAAGGGTTCCCTTACCCTGATCAGACCTGTTGTCTTTCCCATAATTTCATTGAAAGCTTCTAAAGCTTGTTGCCCCTTCAACATAAAAAACTCACAAATGAATAAATACTCCCTACAAGCATTGTCAACTAGAGCATATTGCTCACTTCTAAATAATGCCTCGTAAGGAAACTGAAAAAAGAAGTCAAATTAGTTTTTAGTTATATTCAGTAATTTCTTTCTCACTTTGTTTTTCACTTGAGCATGTGGTACTATGATAGGAGCTTCAAGCTGTTGTGCTAAAACAACACCCCTACTTCCTATTGTGAAAATAGTACCTTTATTCCTCAAAGATTTATTGAATATACCTCTAGATGCTGTGTCCTCAATTCCCATGAGGTCATCTTTTGTAACACACTCTTCATATTGTAATTTCATTATTCTATTATTGTAGGATTTGAAGTATGAGAAATAAATTTTGCTCATTGTATCTACATATTCCTTATAAATCTCCTGTGCCACATTTCTCTCATTGGACAAAATAAATTCatagaaatatttatatttcagcaTATTGTTCTGGGGTACTTGGTAGTTCCCTAAGGGTTTCCTGAATTTATAAATCTGCTCCAATAAGTACTCACGAATTTTTGACATTGCTTTTATTTTTAACTTCTCAAGAATATCCCGAACATCCAGACAAGATATTGATTCTTTGAAACCCTGTTCTTTAACAAATCCTAATTTATGGTTCAACAGTTGAAGTTGACTCAAGAAGTTCTTGTCAGTAACAGACAAATCCATGATAGACGTTATTAGGGTTTCTGGAACCATCATATCGTCTATAAACTGGCTCAATTGTCCTCTTATACTTTGTCTGTTACTTAGTTCTTGGCTCATAGTAATAGATTTACGTTGGAGGGATACTATTTCAGAGCTTATATTTCCCAGATCACTCTGGAAGTTCATCAACATGCTTTCCATACGCTTAAGGATATCATCACAGCTAGATATCTGTCGGTGtaaatgtgctatatttttactTTCTGCGATGTGATCCACCAGAGATTCTTGGCGTACAGCAGACAattgtttttcaacatcctgagAATACTCCCTCAAATCTTTGAAAGTATTCAGGATATCCTGCACACACttgttatcaatattttcatctgAATAATCACCAGTGTTGTGAGTcagagctttattttccatgaTTTATATTATGGGGTATCTTcaacttgaaatttttgaaacacATAAGACAGTCACAAATttccaaaaacaaaagaatgaaaaattatttcactttGTTATTATTTGTGAACTGTCAGATTGAACCATAGAAATAATACGACAACATTGTGAAATCTGTGATTAAATCTCTCTTTCTTCTTATTCTGTGACCTTGCTACATCTATGTTTCTGTGGTATTCATAAACAAGATTCTTCTTCTTCAAAAAGTTTCTTTTTgattcattgaactctatgggaatcTAACGTTGTTCTGTGATCTAACGTAAGGAGCGCACCACAGaacacttcttcttcttctttttttattGTGTTTGGCAgcgaccacagaacactaatatcttGATGTTCTGTGGAGTGCACCAcagacattgaactaaagaaagttcaatgaCCACAGAACACCAAATGACTGTACTGTGGACTGTACTGTGGCAGTGGCGTACTGGCGTATATAGTATCCAAGAGGAAAGTGGAGACAAGTCATAATGAGTCAGAGACTCAGAGACAAGACTCCTTTCTCTATGCAAGACCCTTTCTTTATGTAATGAGTCAAACTGGATCCATATTTTTAGAAATATTGGCAAAATATGTCTTTCGGCAGCTCACCAGCTTTATGGGTTGCAATACTTGAACGAAACGCGAAACGCGAAGTTTCGCGTTATTACTTTGGCGTTCGTTATAGGGAAGATATAATTCCAAACGTACAATAATAAAAGAATATTTATTTACAAGTTCAATTCGGAAAACAACAGAGGCATTCAGCATTCATGGATATCTGTTATGAAGTATACAGACTATATTATTATGTATCTAAGAAATGATATTTAAAGTAAGATTCGATAAATGACATTGGAATTCCATAAACTGATCTTAAAATCTAAGCAATAATTAAATACTTATAGCATAATTTATAATAATACCTATACATATTAAATTAATAGTTTCGTTTCTATACATGGTTATTCCTCTTCAGAACccattgggaagtttggtatctACATTTTCATCAGCCTTATACTTGAAagaataatatttcaatttcactgGTGAATGGCCAAAATGAGGATTTCCTGATAATCCTGGTATGTTTTTCTAAGGGTGGTTTCACAATAGCGTATCTATCGCGTGGATAACTCCGTTTGTCGCTGGAATGTTCTGGGTTGCGAGATAGTTGTTGTTGATCTTGAGTTTTCCTGCAAATAAAAAGAACCGTAAAAGGAAACTGTATTAATCACCTCAATAGTTTTTATAGATCAAAGGAGTGTTATTTTACTTTTAGCATATTTCCTTTGTGACTAGCGATGCTGTTATATCCGGAATATTTTCATATCCAAGTCACCAAAATAAAGACATTTATTTGGGGTGTGGAAACGGCAATTCCTTCatatttttatgatttgaaATGTTTTCCATTACACACATTATACAAGGGATCTCAAATTCGATTTGCCTAGTGCATATATAGAAAGATACCAGTATACCATGTTGATCAAAAGTTATATTTCTGATGGAATTGGATAATTACACCTATACTTTTACTAGACGATGTTTTATCATTAGACTTGAAGAATTGTATAGGATAAAATCAAGCATTGTTAACTGATTGCTAATCAGTTTAATCATCAACAATATCCCAGCGGATTCTACATAATGAATCATCATCCTCAAGAGAAATTTTCACTGTTCATCGAAGAACTTATGGTGACTTTTCCTCGTTTGCTATCCGCTTCTACAGTGGGTGTATACGAGATATCTTTCTTCGGAAGGAAAAAGTTAATCAATCTTGAATGTGAAAGC
The nucleotide sequence above comes from Coccinella septempunctata chromosome 4, icCocSept1.1, whole genome shotgun sequence. Encoded proteins:
- the LOC123311942 gene encoding vacuolar protein sorting-associated protein 52 homolog, yielding MENKALTHNTGDYSDENIDNKCVQDILNTFKDLREYSQDVEKQLSAVRQESLVDHIAESKNIAHLHRQISSCDDILKRMESMLMNFQSDLGNISSEIVSLQRKSITMSQELSNRQSIRGQLSQFIDDMMVPETLITSIMDLSVTDKNFLSQLQLLNHKLGFVKEQGFKESISCLDVRDILEKLKIKAMSKIREYLLEQIYKFRKPLGNYQVPQNNMLKYKYFYEFILSNERNVAQEIYKEYVDTMSKIYFSYFKSYNNRIMKLQYEECVTKDDLMGIEDTASRGIFNKSLRNKGTIFTIGSRGVVLAQQLEAPIIVPHAQVKNKFPYEALFRSEQYALVDNACREYLFICEFFMLKGQQALEAFNEIMGKTTGLIRKNVESYVDTCYDSIALFLCYHLILRYKIMCHKRCVPALDYYWENLEKCLLARFEYVCHLNIQSIRDCDPSKFQPEMGPHYITRRYAEFSAALVGISENFPNELINRLLAELQEEVELFILRMAGIFPQRKEQLIFLINNYDMILNIILEHTRDNSKEVETFKQRLSAKSGEYVEEILSPYFGSMIEHVREAEGFLHKGKVDQYKALESRVGGIVQHFSQSWKKSLEELNREVLISFPNLVTGSSLLQLALTQLVQYYHRFHKLLPQSARSQLVNIHNIMIEMKKYKINY
- the LOC123310815 gene encoding serine/Arginine-related protein 53-like isoform X2 — its product is MGKYSSDSDTEKYSSKSKRRHRSSSSSDDSRSRRKRDKKVDKYKTRSRSRERYSKNSSYKSHKSSSRRSHSSERSSSRRHRSYSRDRKRSPSRDYKRSNSRERRRSHSREYRNSASRDKRRSSSRGRDRYKRSKSRDSHKSRRSRSKSFIREYVGKSKKRSSSSSSDSSQTLKKSVKAKEPMKTTFKDKDFSHLKQKCLEKLDISVDSAVIDEINNDGFTQKQFQSSTNKKMDNIVIDLQKQTIKVPEVEPVEPDSIFHSNLFMNEETRMEKWVKELYSFRQKALQKGIKN
- the LOC123310815 gene encoding divergent protein kinase domain 2A-like isoform X1 translates to MYPVMAFKLYPALGCFLAIILYIVSMFKHPLIEKCEVDKCPLCYGTNMCDSMNNSEIELDFSSFDRVFNNLFSVKNVFYGKFKDSEVVLKKLGQDEELVKVLTMVKTLSTSKYRDFLVNSVLDTFYKKDNVNVKDFHVCNLETAEYLLEYLYQKGLTLEQIWTIKQVNVEPLLLKVFKHEKGWPVPKYFGACGRMIVQSYCGVNLNYVEKYSWIERATIAVGIINAAEDFTTAHQTFSLYLTDISPDNIVVDHNLNVYFIDLENGILQMRNDSMEKFNIKNHHRSRNFEDEPYAFSTDDICSYQLSDHNIYSVCKLLLSSKTPWPMMKGGLLHSPPNSIRGHDLFKYIELCVEADDKINRFAVMKVIVNILRDILNMSHK